The sequence ATGCGGGGGCGCGCTGGCCGATCCATCGGGACCCGCTGGCTCTGGGCGAGGCGCTTGCCGCCGCCGATCGCCGGGTGCTGGAAGACCATGAGGGCCTGTCCCTGACGCCGCTGGCCATCGAGACGCCGGACGGGCTGTGCGTTCTCATCCTGTCGGTGCAGCGCAAGGGCCCGGATTATCTCACCTATGAGGTGCTGTATGCCGGCGACCGCGTGTTGCTGACCCGGTATGCGCGCGCCATTGCCGACAGCATCCTGCCGGATGACGGTGCGGTCTTCTCCGTCGACCGGCGGTTTCTGACCGGACCGGTGGCGTGCGACCGCGAGCAGGAAATCCCCGTGCCGCGGCTGTACCGGCCCGCCCAGTTGGAACCGGGCGAGATCGACAAGCTGTATTCGGAAGTCGTGCTTCTGAACATGAAGCTGGACTGACGTCCGACCGCTGGACCGAACCGCCCGCGGCTACGCCCAGCGTGCCGTGTCGGCGCGATCGTCGGCGGTCAGCAGCGTCGTGGTATGGACCATGGTCCAGTCGCAGAGATCGTAGCGGCGGCTGAGCTTGCGGCGCACCTCTTCCTCCGCGGCACCCTGCGGGATTTTCGAGCGCTCCCACATGGCGAGGTCCGGGCGGCGGGTCAGCAGCAGCGAGCGCACCGGCGCATCCGCCGCGCCACCGTCCGGCTCCCGCAGCCGCCAGAGGCCGATGACCTGCGAGTCGTAGGACGCCTCGAACCCCGGCCAGGCACCCGCGCAGAGGGCCAGGAACTCGTCCCAGTGCCGGGCCGGCGTCTCGAACCAGCGAAAGGCGAAATTGCCCTGGCGCCGCGGCGGCTCGATCCGCTCGGGGCGCAGGGTCGGGGTCATGGCAGACGCAGACGCCTTACGGATCGAACCCACATCCTCCGTCAGCAGGCGGGCGGCATGGTCCGCGCCGGCGCCGCCCGGCCAGGCGGTGATGACGTTCAACTCGTCCCGCGGCGCGCCGATCTGGCTGCGCCAGATGCCGAACAGCACACCCCCCGCCGTGGCGAGCCTTGGCGCGGCGTCGGCTTGCAGCGCCTGGGCGACATCGGCCCAGGCGCGGGGCTCGCACGCCAGCCGGTGGTGGACGTACAGGTCCGTCAAGGCCAGAGGCCCCCGAACCTCAGCGGCCGGTCGGCAACTGGTCGAACGGCACGTCCTTGTCGACGCGGATATCCTGCGGCAGCCCGAGAACCCGCTCGGCGATGATGTTGCGCAGGATCTCGTCCGTGCCGCCGGCGATGCGGCTGCTGGGCGAGGACAGCATGGCCTCCTGGAACATGCCGGCCATGGGCTGGTCGTCGGTCAGGCGCACGCCGCCCTGCTCCAGCAGGTCCATGGCGAAATTGGCGATGTCCTGGCGCTTGTTGGCCGAGATGATCTTGGTGATGGAGCTTTCCGGCCCCGGCGTCTCGCCGCGGCTGAGCGCGGTGATGGTGCGGTACTGGGTCAGTTCCAGCCCTTTCATCTCCACATACCAGTCCGCCAGTTTTTCGCGCACGCTGGCGTCCCGGATCGCCGGGCCCGTCTCCAGGTCGAGCGATCGGGCCAGCGCGAAAATCTCGTTGAAGTCCGGGGGCGGGGTCTGGCCCACCGCCAGACGCTCGTTCATCAGCGTGGTGAGCGCCACGCGCCAGCCCTCGCCGACCTTGCCGAGCCGCTGCGAGTCCGGCACGCGCACGTCGGTGAAGAACACCTCGTTGAAATTGCTGGTGCCGCTGATCTGCTTGATGCGGCGCACCTCCACGCCCGGCGACTTCATGTCCAGGAAGAAGAAGCTCATGCCCTTGTGCTTCGGCACGCTCGGGTCCGTGCGCAGCACGATGATGCCGTAGTCGGAGAAATGCGCGCCGGAGGTCCAGATTTTCTGGCCGTTGATGATCCAGTCGTCGCCGTCGCGTACGGCCCGCGTCTTCGAGCCGGCCACGTCCGAGCCGGCTACCGGCTCGGAGAACAACTGGCACCAGATCTCCTCGCCCTTCTGCGCGGCGGGGGCATAGCGCTGCTTCTGTTCCTCGGTGGCATAGGCCAGCATGGTCGGGATGCACATGCCGAGGCCGATCTCATAGACGCCGCGCGGGGTGACGTAGTTCGCCTCCTCCTGGTTGTAGATCACCTGCTGCATCTGGTTGCCGCCCTGGCCGCCATACTCTCTCGGCAGGGTGATGCCGGCAAAGCCGCCGGCGAATTTCTTCGCCTGCCAGTCCTTCGCCAGGGGCACCAGACCGTCCTGGCCGTATTGGACCTGGAAGGTCTGGCCGGGCTTGCGGCGTTCGGCGTTGGCGTCGAGCCAGGCACGGACATGGGCGCGGTATTCGGCTTCTTCGCGTGTGTCGCTGAAATCCATGGGTCGTGATCCTTTCGCCGCGTCAGGCCGCGTTGCGCTGTTCGAGTTGGGCGACCAGCCGGTCTTTCCATTTGCGCTCGCCGCCGATGGTGAGGGCCAGATGCTTGGCGCGGCGCAGATACAGGTGGCAGTCGAACTCCCAGGTGAAGCCCATGCCGCCATGGGTCTGGATATTCTCTTCCGCCGCGAAGCAGAACGCTTTCGAGCCGGCGACGCGCGCCGCAGCGGCCGCCACCGGCAGTTCCGGCGCGTTCGTGGCCAGCGCCCAGGCGCCGTAATAGGCGTTGGAGCGGGCCAGTTCGGTCTTCATATAGACGTCGGCCAGCTTGTGCTTGATCGCCTGGAAGCTGGCGATGGGCCGGCCGAAGGCATAGCGGTTGAGCGCATACTCCTTGGCGTCTTCCAGGCATTTCTGGGCGCCGCCCACCTGTTCGAACGCCAGCAGCACGGCGGCATGGTCCAGCACGGCGTCCAGATGGCGCCAGCCGTCGGCGGCGGACCCCAGCGGCGCGGCCGGGGCGCCGTCGAAGACGAGGGCGGCGTGCGAGCGGGTCGGGTCCACGGTCTCCACCGGCTCCCGCCGGACGCCGGGGCCGGCGAGATCCACCAGGAACAGGCCGACGTCGCCGCCGGATCGGGCCGCGACCACGGCCAGGTCGGCCACGTCGCCGTCGGCGACCGGGGTTTTGGTGCCGGTGAGCTTGCCGCCGGAGACCTCCGCGTGGATGGTTTTCGGCGAGAGGGGGCCGTTGCCCTCGGCGGTGGCGAGGCAGCCGATGGTCGAGCCGTCGCAAAGGCCCGGCAGGTGTGCCTTTTTCTGGTCCGGCGAGCCGGCCAGCGCAATCGCCTCCCGCGCCATGTAGATC comes from Alphaproteobacteria bacterium and encodes:
- a CDS encoding GNAT family N-acetyltransferase, translating into MVDVVSAHPDQRDDVARFMQTVFPRAKWPLAGWQALLAGRWNRPGDPYAIVAMDGDRIAGALAMIMAERMTDRGPHRTANLSSWYVLADYRGQRVGQRMLALALSDPSVTITDFTASKMVIPGVQRAGLRVLDQERCLWHRSADAGARWPIHRDPLALGEALAAADRRVLEDHEGLSLTPLAIETPDGLCVLILSVQRKGPDYLTYEVLYAGDRVLLTRYARAIADSILPDDGAVFSVDRRFLTGPVACDREQEIPVPRLYRPAQLEPGEIDKLYSEVVLLNMKLD
- a CDS encoding acyl-CoA dehydrogenase family protein, encoding MDFSDTREEAEYRAHVRAWLDANAERRKPGQTFQVQYGQDGLVPLAKDWQAKKFAGGFAGITLPREYGGQGGNQMQQVIYNQEEANYVTPRGVYEIGLGMCIPTMLAYATEEQKQRYAPAAQKGEEIWCQLFSEPVAGSDVAGSKTRAVRDGDDWIINGQKIWTSGAHFSDYGIIVLRTDPSVPKHKGMSFFFLDMKSPGVEVRRIKQISGTSNFNEVFFTDVRVPDSQRLGKVGEGWRVALTTLMNERLAVGQTPPPDFNEIFALARSLDLETGPAIRDASVREKLADWYVEMKGLELTQYRTITALSRGETPGPESSITKIISANKRQDIANFAMDLLEQGGVRLTDDQPMAGMFQEAMLSSPSSRIAGGTDEILRNIIAERVLGLPQDIRVDKDVPFDQLPTGR
- a CDS encoding acyl-CoA/acyl-ACP dehydrogenase is translated as MNFDFSDDQRMLRDQARRFLDDNAKPRAILEGVEPFDRDLWKKIADLGWMGTALAEEDGGIGLTHIDLCVIAEELGRALAPVPFASSIYMAREAIALAGSPDQKKAHLPGLCDGSTIGCLATAEGNGPLSPKTIHAEVSGGKLTGTKTPVADGDVADLAVVAARSGGDVGLFLVDLAGPGVRREPVETVDPTRSHAALVFDGAPAAPLGSAADGWRHLDAVLDHAAVLLAFEQVGGAQKCLEDAKEYALNRYAFGRPIASFQAIKHKLADVYMKTELARSNAYYGAWALATNAPELPVAAAAARVAGSKAFCFAAEENIQTHGGMGFTWEFDCHLYLRRAKHLALTIGGERKWKDRLVAQLEQRNAA